GGTAGGGCGGTTCCCTCTTCCTCCTCGCCTCCCCTCGCGGCGCGCGGCGGCTCGAGCTGTTGCTGGCAGGAGCCGGCCGGCGCCCGCTTTGTGTTGTGTCAGCGGATGTTAATGGCCGGCCCCGCCATGCGGTGACTGAGGGGAAATCAAAATGccggctgctgctgcctttgttcctcctccttccccctccctccccccccgccCAGCTCAGACTCTAAAATGGCAGCGGCTGGAAAATGTGGCGTAGACAGAAATGAGAGACAAAGGAAACAGCGCTGGCAGGAAGCAGCGGCCGCTCGGCTCGGTCCCCTCTGGGAGCGCTGTATGGTGGTGAAGGATCGCTCACCCGGTGCCGGGCAGcaggcgggggggggggcggagAGAAGCCCAGCGTTCGGCTCCGGCTTAACGGCACTCGGATCGGGCGCTGAGCTGCGTCGAGCTGCGCTTTAGGGCTGCTGGGATAGGATAGGAGAGGCTGCACCCTGCGCTTTTCAGAACAGAGGGGCGTAAAGGTTAATAAAACATTAACAGAAAACGCGTGTCCTCGTGAAGCACCGTTACTGAGAGAAGTTTGTCTTTTGGGATACATGGTAAAAACATTTACAGGGAAGTTGTCCCGAGGTTTTGTAACAGCTCCTGCCAGCTTTCTGTAGGCTGACAAAATGGGAGTGTCAGTTGGGTAGGAAACCATTTTGATCGTGGAGTAATGCAGTTGTTCGTGTTGTTACATTGCCCATGTTGTAACGTGTCGATAGGCCATTCCATTTCATGGAAACTGCAAGGTAATGTGTTACTTCACCTTCTGAGCGTGAAGATAGGTGGATTGTTGCATCTGTGACTTCAGTATGCTTTGAAAGTTTAGTATCTCGTAGGTGGGGTTGATAACTGTGAATTGTGAAGTTGCAGGGCATACCACAAAGATAGCAGTTACGTAATAGGAAGAGAACAAATTTTCTCTTGGATCCTGAATTGTAATATTCTTCTTTAGGTTTGGAGCCCCTCGTTTTGGAGGAAGTAGAGCCGGTCCACTTTCTGGGAAAAAATTTGGAAACCCTGGGGAAAAGCTTAccaaaaagaaatggaatttgGATGAACTGCCCAAATTTGAAAAGAACTTCTATCAAGAACATCCTGATGTAGTTAGACGTACTGCGGTATGTACTCATCCAACTCATGCAAAAGTAAACAAGCACAAACATGTTTAGGGTCATGGGACCCAGTGTGCACGGATGGAGTAACTGAAGTAACTTCTGTGCCAAAACTGTTTCCAGTAATGAGATCTTTCTTTTGCAGCAAGAGGTTGAGCAGTACAGGTCAAGCAAAGAAGTCACAGTTAGGGGCCATAACTGTCCAAAACCAATAATAAACTTCTATGAAGCTAACTTTCCTGGTAAGTGGTGGGTAGCatattgtttggttttttttctgttttgattaaCAACATGTGAGTTAAGTTCTAATTTTCTCTTCAAGCAAATGTTATGGAAGTGATTCAGAGGCAGAACTTCACCGAGCCTACTGCAATTCAAGCACAAGGATGGCCAGTTGCCTTGAGTGGATTGGATATGGTTGGAGTTGCACAGACTGGATCAGGGAAAACACTGTCTGTAAGTTGTGATTATTATGTGGCATATTGCTGGATTTCAGCAGTGAAGGACAGCCTAACGTAAGGCAGGCTGAGCACTTCTGGGAAGAAACTataatgtggcttttttttttttttcttctgaacagtACTTGTTGCCTGCCATTGTGCATATAAATCATCAGCCATTCCTGGAGAGAGGAGATGGACCTATTGTAAGTATTCTTAAGTGAAAGAGGATTTTAGCTGCTGGAGAAGGTGGATTTCTTGAAGTCTAATTGTCTGTGTTAATAGGAGTGCATGGCTCTTAATCGTGGAAACCTTTAAAGTGGCTCCATGAACAATCCATCAGCTCTATTCCATAGACTTCACAGAATTATATCAGAGCTCATCTCCCATTTTGGAGCTTGCCATCCACTAGAAGCTAGAGTGAATTTTGAGTACCTCATCACACATCACTAGATAGTGTTCAGTAATTGAGATTTTACTGAACTTTGTTTACTTGGCTTGAGAAACTCAATTCTACTGCAGTCAGTCTGACATTGAAGTAGTGTATAGTGACTTTGTGATTTAAAACATAAGACTAGAAACTTCATGTATGGAACTAAAAGCTGGGCATCTTACCTCTAGTGTCTTGTGCTGGCACCAACTCGTGAACTGGCTCAGCAAGTGCAGCAGGTAGCTGCTGAATATAGCAGAGCGTGTCGCTTGAAGTCTACATGTATTTATGGAGGTGCTCCAAAGGGACCACAAATCCGTGATTTAGAAAGAGGTAAGGATACATTTGGATGCATTTTTGTAAGGCAGTGTGAAAACTACTTCTGTGACTTAGtggttgattttcttttaattttttttaggtGTGGAAATTTGCATTGCAACACCTGGAAGACTTATAGACTTCTTAGAAGCTGGAAAGACCAATCTCAGGAGGTGCACTTACCTTGTCCTTGATGAAGCTGACAGGATGCTTGACATGGGATTTGAACCTCAAATCAGAAAGATTGTGGATCAGATAAGAGTGAGTATAAATGGTAGCTGCATTTAATGGCATTGCAGAAATGCCAGTGTTGGTTAAAACAGGGATAGCGCAGTTCACTCAGACTGCGCTGGgtagattttgtttgtttacttaatCATGTGTTAATTTTGTACTGATAAAATCTCTTTCTCTAGCCTGACAGGCAAACTCTGATGTGGAGTGCCACGTGGCCAAAGGAAGTTAGGCAGCTGGCTGAAGACTTCTTAAAAGAATATGTACACATCAACATTGGTGCATTAGAACTGAGTGCAAATCACAACATCCTTCAGATTGTTGATGTGTGTCATGATGTAGAGAAGGATGACAAGTGAGTAGTTAGTGGGGGGTAAAACGCTCAGTATGTTTCTAATGGTTGATTTTTAACTTCTATACCAACGAAGATGAATTTAATGGGTATTAGAGGCTAATCTAATATTGTTAAAAGCCCTCAGTgttgaaaggaggaaaaaaaaattgcacagtGCAAGTaatgaatgctttgttttctcttcatgaCAGGCTTATTCGTTTGATGGAAGAAATCATgagtgagaaggaaaacaagacaATTGTTTTTGTTGAAACCAAAAGACGGTGTGATGACCTTACCAGGAAAATGAGGAGAGATGGGTAAGTCTAAATAGTACTGTGAACCACCCCAATAAACCAAATGTGCTCTTGATTCTCACTGGTGACCACCTGTGATCAGTGTCCCAGCTGTGTGACAAGGTGTCAGCTGAGAAGATAAATCCAGAAGCTGTTTAGAATTTACCAATAGCTGtcataataatgaaaatgctcaATTATTTGAGGTCAATTGATTAACTTCTGTATCCTCAGGTGGCCAGCAATGGGTATTCATGGTGATAAAAGCCAGCAGGAGCGCGACTGGGTTCTAAATGGTGAGTATCTCAGCAGTTTGGTAAGCAGACCATCTGGTATTTGGCACATGAAGAGACTGATGAGAGTTGCTTGTGTTACAGAATTCAAACATGGAAAAGCACCAATCCTGATTGCTACAGATGTTGCATCCAGAGGTCTAGGTTAGTACAACTCGTAATGCCAGTTGCCCAAAGTTATTTAAAGAAAGTCTATTGCTTTCTTTAACCTCTGCATTTTTCTAAGTTTTCTTCACATAAAGGTGCAGTCTTTGTGGCAAGGCCTAGGCATGACAGTCGGAGGACTCGAGGGGGATGGAGGACTAGTGGAAGTGATCGGCTGGCTGCTTCCAGTCAAATAGAGAGGTGAAAACTGAGAGCATTGTGTGCCAGTAATCTTCAAAAGGCAAAGATCATCCTTTAAACTACTCCCCCATAAACTGTTCTCTCATGAAATAAGCAGCCTCATTCACAGTTCACTTTGCCCTGgtatttctcttctctccatGCTTTGCATGATTTTGCCATGGTGCAGTACTGTTAGTTTTGTGCATACTGTCTGCTGTGATCTGTGGGTCTTTGAATTTCGGTGAGTTTGAAATGTTgaggaaaataattacaaacTTCAATGTtcaatgaaattttttttccaaccatgAAATGGAGAGAGCAGCTTTAAAACGTACTAAGCCTTGTACAAATTGGTGAGTACTGGCACATGAAATCTGAGAAAAAGTCCACCTCTCACTTTAGCAAGTGGGGCAGGAAAGCATTGGCTTTTCTAAATGCCTTTGAAAGTCGAAGTTCCTCCACCTATATGTAGTCGTCATGTCGAGACCTGCCAGAGAGAGACACATTCTCAAGTGAACGCTGGCTTCTTGGAAGTGCTTGCCTAGACGAGACAGTGCATAAAAACAACTTGGTGACTTTTGGGGGACAGGTATGTTTTTCTTGCAGCTGCAGTTCAAAGGTCTTGGCAAGACGAGCAGTGTGGCCCTTTTTTTTGAGCTTCTAATGAGTGTGTATGTCAAGGACCTTGTATGTTTTTACTCTAAGGTCCTCAAATGAGCACATGAAGAGGCTGCTGTGAGCTTTAGTGGCCCTACTGCAAGAAGCATTCAGATGTCACTTGATGATTTGTAAAGGGGACTCTTGAGTTGTGATTGACAAGCAAATGCATACTCCTTTATGGTAAGGTTTTGGATCACAGGGTGGGTGATAAGACGGGAACAGATGGAGTGTGCATATCTTCTTCTTCCACAATATTCATGCAGAAATGGATAATTCTAACACTGTTCTTTGCAGCCATTATTTCATTGAAAGTACTATTGTCTAACGTTTATCTTCGATTTGGCTGTTGTGGTGTGCAAAACTTTGTACCTCGCTTTTTGCCACACTGCAACACTTTACAGATGTGGAAGATGTGAAATTTGTCATCAATTATGACTACCCTAACTCCTCAGAGGACTATATCCACCGAATTGGACGAACTGCCCGCAGTACCAAAACAGGCACAGCATATACATTCTTTACTCCTAACAATATTAAGCAAGTAAATGACCTCATCTCTGTGCTTCGGGAGGCTAATCAAGCCATCAACCCTAAATTGCTTCAGTTGATTGAAGACAGAGGTTCAGGTAAGTGCTACTGTTAACAATGCATAGCTTTGCTCTCAGAACAAACTCGAAATCTCCAGCCTCCCAAAAATGGATATGGATGGTAGCTTATTTGCCAGTTATGGTGACCTCAAAAGGTGTTAAGGCTAGTAATGTGAACAAAAGCTGCCCTCACAGTGTTGTGCTGTAGAGCATCTTGTTGTGAGCTGTAGCTGCTGATTGCCACAGATGGGCTTCAGGCTCATTTGTTCTGTCTTAAAAGATTTCACAGGGCTCAGCTGTTTAGGTTCCTCTTACAGTTAAGAGATGCTGGATGTAACTGTCCTGTTGGTGAGACCCAAACAACTTTCCTTCATGCCACCCCTGGTGTTACAGGGGAGAGCGTGTGTCTCTGCGTTAATTAGAGAAAGGAGTCCAGCTTGCCTTGATGTAATTCTGTGTGCCCACTGAGTCCAGTTAGAAAGTCAAGTTCAGTAGACTTGACTTGCTGGGgcacaaaggaaaagaatgttCTCTAGTTAAACTCAGCAGGTGGTATATAAAATGCAATCTTCATCACTCATATCTAACTACGTCTAACTGTCTTGTCTCTTTAATAGGTCGTTCCCGAGGTGACCGACGTGACAGATACTCTGCGGGCAAAAGGGGTGGATTTAGTAGCTTTAGAGAGAGGGAGAACTTTGAGAGAACTTATGGTGCACTAGGGAAGAGAGACTTTGGAGCCAAAGCTCAAAATGGGGCCTACAGTACCCAGAGTTTCAGTAATGGAACTCCTTTTGGAAATGGCTTTGCAGCTGCAGGCATGCAAGCTGGCTTCAGGGCTGGTAACCCTGCAGGAGCTTACCAGAATGGCTATGATCAGCAGTATGGAAGTAACATTGCAAATATGCACAATGGCATGAACCAACAGCAGTATGCATATCCTGCCACTGGTGCTGCTCCTATGATAGGTTACCCAATGCCAGCGAGTTATTCTCAATAACTTAGTGTATTTAAATGTCTCAGTTTTTCATAATTGCTCTTTATATTGTGTGTTATCTCAGAACAGGATagttatttaaagaaatgggaaacgcagaaatgactgcagtgcagcagtAATTATGGTGCACTTTTTCGCTATTTAAGTTGAATATTTCTCTACATTCCTGAAAcaatttttagttttttgtaCTAGAAAATGCAGACAGTGTTTTCAAAGTAAATGTACAGTGATTTGAAATACAGTAACAGAAGGCAGTGCATGGCCTTCCAATAAAGATATTTGAAGACcgaattttctttcagatggcAATTTTCTCAACATGTGCACAACTTTACACTAATGGAATGtcaaatgtttttatattctAGAAAGGTTTCTCAACTGTGTCTGATTAAACATTTAagcttatattaaaaaaaacagccttGCCTTGATTGGGCTAGATTGCTTAGCATGGCAGGCTCTATTTggtggggaagaaaacaaaagctggtGTCTAAATAGCAGTTGGAAATGGTCTTCTTCCTTGTCTGGTTAGCATAGGgccagtttgtttttttgttttttttttttattttggtaaaGATTCATTGGAGTAATGGTATAGCTGAAAATCTTGCTAACCAAAGCTCTGCTGAAGTGGTGTTGCTAATGAGCTTCTGCTACAAGTGTAGGAAGCTTTTTTGCAGCACCATAACTGTTGCATATGTGCAGACTAGGCTTGAGTGTAATGTGTCTACAGCTGTCAGGCCTTGTGAGTTAGCATGCAGGCTTACTATGAGCTTCAGAGAAATGGGAAGATCTTTAGTATTAAACCTTCAAATTATACTTAAACTCGTATTGAGCAGTGATTTCTTTGCGGAAGTGGGAGGAGGGAAGTGAACGcatgtatgcatttttttttttttcagcatttctacATTCACTACACAGCTCTTTCACACAGCTAacacctctgtgctcagcaaagGAGTGTTCTGAAGCGCTTCCTTGATTGGGAGCATAGCTGCTGTCAAGCAAGAACACTTGATTCTGGGGTTGTTCCTAAATGCTTTCAAGAACAGTAGCCTGAAATTTAACGCTCATCTTCAGTTCCTGCTCTTACCAATAACcagtttttaaatgcaaaaatgctTAACTATACTGCTTGAAGAATCCAAGTAAGATTTTTGTCCAGGTTATTTTGAATCTGAGTCACCGATTTCAAGCCTCTTGGACTTCGGTTGTTTTCCTCAGCTTGCTTTGCTATTGTAATTTGTTCCCCCAAGCCCCAACTTGTACTATTACTAACTACAGTGTAATCCAttcttaatatttatattttttttcctatgaaattcTGTTGCTTTGTAGTATTCTGAACTGTGCTGTAAAttttcttcccccccacccTTCTGGCAGGGAGTAGCACCAAACCTTTATTAATATGAAGCCCAGCTGGCTCGTAGGCACAGTGTAATGTAATCCTGAGGTGTACTGACAgtacagatttttaaagatgGAGATTCCTCGTGCACCTCTGTGTACTCTGATAGAAGTGGAATAATGCAACCCTATCCCTTCCTAACTTTCATCCTGCTCCTGAGTGTGAGTTACTAAGCCTGAATGTCCGAGGgggtttatttttcctgttaaagGCACAGTTTCTCAGCATTTGCACTTAAAGCTTTCCTCGTTCTCAGTAACAGAAACGGACTTGGGGCTTTGCAATGACTGAAACCAGCCCTGGCTCGGGCTAGCAGGCTCTAAATGGCGTTCTTCTCCTCTGCCCTACTAACGCTGCTGCCCGCTCAGCCCCGTGGGCCTGGCTGCATTCAAGACGCGCTGCTGCCGCCTCGCCGAACCGTAACATCCGCGCGCCCTTCGCTGCCGCCGCCTCGCAGCGCTATCTGCTCGTTCGGCTCCGCCCCCTGGCAGCGGTACAAAGCTGTGATTAAGCGCGTGTGGAATTTTCCACTGCTGCAGCGCGGccgagctgctggctgctccccgAGAGCTGCCGTCCTGCGGAACGTTGATTTCCTCTGCAGCGTTAACCCTCGGCGGGAAGCCGTGTATTGCTGCACGGCACGCGGAGCGCTGTGCAGCCGCTCTGAGATCTGCGTTAAGCGTTacgtttttttcctttacaaagcCTTTGCTCTGGGGAGGCCCGTGGGCACGACAGCCGAGCGCGGGGCTCCCCTGTCTCACCGTAACCTCCCATGGGTGAGGGGCAGCGAGGgcagttctttactatgagagcggtgaggtgctggaacagctgcccagagagctgtggatgccccgtgcatccctggaggtgttcaaggccaggctggatggggccctgcgcagcctgggttggtatgaaatggggaggttggtggctctgcctgctgcagggggttggaaattcgCGATCgttgagatcccttccagcccgggccgttctgtgattccgtgaagGCGGAGTGCAGCCACAGGGCGGGGCCCGACATAGCCGGAGGGGGTGAAGGCCGCGAGGCGGCGCGCATGCGCACCCGCCATGTTCCTTCGGCCTCGTGCGGGGCCGCGCGCCGGTCCTGTTTCCTGCGCGCGCGGCAGGTGGCGCGTGCGCGGTGCTCGCGGCGCCCCCATCCTCAGCCGTGAGGGCGGTGGGGAAGATGGCGCTGGGCTGCCGCCAAGGGCGCCGTCTGTGCGGCCCGGCTCCCATCAGGCGGCGGCCGCTCGCCGCCCGGGAGTCGGAGGCCGGGCCTCTGGCACGGCCCTATGCGGCGGCCGGCGGCGAGGAGGCGagtgggcaggaggagctgctgctggaggtgtgCCGGAGGCGGCACTTCTTGCGGGGCGATCCGGAGCTTCGGGCCCGG
The genomic region above belongs to Lagopus muta isolate bLagMut1 chromosome 18, bLagMut1 primary, whole genome shotgun sequence and contains:
- the DDX5 gene encoding probable ATP-dependent RNA helicase DDX5 isoform X1, which translates into the protein MPGYSSDRDRGFGAPRFGGSRAGPLSGKKFGNPGEKLTKKKWNLDELPKFEKNFYQEHPDVVRRTAQEVEQYRSSKEVTVRGHNCPKPIINFYEANFPANVMEVIQRQNFTEPTAIQAQGWPVALSGLDMVGVAQTGSGKTLSYLLPAIVHINHQPFLERGDGPICLVLAPTRELAQQVQQVAAEYSRACRLKSTCIYGGAPKGPQIRDLERGVEICIATPGRLIDFLEAGKTNLRRCTYLVLDEADRMLDMGFEPQIRKIVDQIRPDRQTLMWSATWPKEVRQLAEDFLKEYVHINIGALELSANHNILQIVDVCHDVEKDDKLIRLMEEIMSEKENKTIVFVETKRRCDDLTRKMRRDGWPAMGIHGDKSQQERDWVLNEFKHGKAPILIATDVASRGLDVEDVKFVINYDYPNSSEDYIHRIGRTARSTKTGTAYTFFTPNNIKQVNDLISVLREANQAINPKLLQLIEDRGSGRSRGDRRDRYSAGKRGGFSSFRERENFERTYGALGKRDFGAKAQNGAYSTQSFSNGTPFGNGFAAAGMQAGFRAGNPAGAYQNGYDQQYGSNIANMHNGMNQQQYAYPATGAAPMIGYPMPASYSQ
- the DDX5 gene encoding probable ATP-dependent RNA helicase DDX5 isoform X2, giving the protein MPGFGAPRFGGSRAGPLSGKKFGNPGEKLTKKKWNLDELPKFEKNFYQEHPDVVRRTAQEVEQYRSSKEVTVRGHNCPKPIINFYEANFPANVMEVIQRQNFTEPTAIQAQGWPVALSGLDMVGVAQTGSGKTLSYLLPAIVHINHQPFLERGDGPICLVLAPTRELAQQVQQVAAEYSRACRLKSTCIYGGAPKGPQIRDLERGVEICIATPGRLIDFLEAGKTNLRRCTYLVLDEADRMLDMGFEPQIRKIVDQIRPDRQTLMWSATWPKEVRQLAEDFLKEYVHINIGALELSANHNILQIVDVCHDVEKDDKLIRLMEEIMSEKENKTIVFVETKRRCDDLTRKMRRDGWPAMGIHGDKSQQERDWVLNEFKHGKAPILIATDVASRGLDVEDVKFVINYDYPNSSEDYIHRIGRTARSTKTGTAYTFFTPNNIKQVNDLISVLREANQAINPKLLQLIEDRGSGRSRGDRRDRYSAGKRGGFSSFRERENFERTYGALGKRDFGAKAQNGAYSTQSFSNGTPFGNGFAAAGMQAGFRAGNPAGAYQNGYDQQYGSNIANMHNGMNQQQYAYPATGAAPMIGYPMPASYSQ